One window of Puntigrus tetrazona isolate hp1 chromosome 14, ASM1883169v1, whole genome shotgun sequence genomic DNA carries:
- the rab33a gene encoding ras-related protein Rab-33A, with protein sequence MANEFPESREGNANSRHANLTSSLDLSTSLDHSVQTRIFKIIVIGDSNVGKTCLTFRFTGGAFPCKTEATIGVDFREKAVEIEGEKIKVQVWDTAGQERFRKSMVEHYYRNVHAVVFVYDVTKMASFQNLKTWIQECNGHGVSSTVPRVLVGNKCDLVDQIQVPSNTALKFADAHNMLLFETSAKDPKESQNVDSIFMCLACRLKAQRSLIYRDVEREDGRVRLTHQPDPKSNCPC encoded by the exons ATGGCAAATGAATTCCCAGAAAGCAGAGAAGGAAATGCCAACTCACGTCATGCCAACCTCACGTCGTCTCTAGACTTGAGCACGTCTCTAGATCACAGTGTGCAGACGcggatttttaaaatcattgtcaTCGGGGACTCAAATGTGGGCAAGACCTGTTTAACCTTCCGCTTCACCGGCGGAGCCTTCCCCTGTAAGACCGAAGCCACCATCGGCGTGGATTTCAGGGAGAAAGCCGTGGAGATCGAGGGCGAGAAAATAAAG GTGCAAGTATGGGACACAGCAGGCCAGGAGCGCTTTCGAAAGAGCATGGTGGAGCACTACTACCGCAATGTGCACGCTGTCGTATTTGTATACGACGTCACAAAAATGGCCTCATTCCAGAACCTAAAGACCTGGATTCAGGAGTGTAACGGGCATGGGGTGTCATCCACTGTGCCTCGTGTTCTGGTGGGTAACAAATGCGACCTAGTTGACCAGATCCAGGTCCCTTCCAACACTGCCCTCAAGTTTGCAGATGCCCATAACATGCTACTTTTTGAAACATCAGCCAAAGATCCCAAGGAGAGCCAGAATGTGGACTCCATTTTCATGTGCCTGGCGTGTCGTCTAAAAGCCCAAAGGTCCCTGATCTACAGAGACGTGGAGAGAGAAGACGGCAGAGTGAGGCTGACACATCAGCCCGACCCTAAAAGTAACTGCCCTTGTTGA
- the selenot2 gene encoding selenoprotein T2, producing the protein MAEYSQTGILTALLLFTVVTVRDIYVGRSSMTQQDSAGPDTHTQRQNKHTFYTGPVLKFQFCISUGYSKVFQEYSRSISQLYPDIRIEGENYPPKPMNKYIGNFISYFKLLAIALIVTGQNPFQMFGMNTPRIWSWGQENKIFSCLMAFFISNMLETHFLSTGAFEVSLNDVPIWSKLQSGYVPNIQELFQILDNHLKMNQVDKMTFPSP; encoded by the exons ATGGCGGAGTACAGTCAGACCGGTATATTAACGGCCCTGCTGCTGTTTACTGTGGTAACCGTGAGGGATATTTATGTGGGCCGCAGCAGCATGACTCAACAGGACAGCGCTGGAcccgatacacacacacagagacagaataAACACACATTCTACACGGGTCCGGTTCTTAAGTTCCAGTTCTG taTATCCTGAGGGTACAGTAAGGTGTTCCAGGAGTACTCCCGGTCCATCAGCCAGCTGTACCCGGACATCCGAATTGAAGGAGAGAATTACCCTCCCAAACCCATGAACAA ATACATTGGAAATTTCATCTCCTATTTCAAACTGCTTGCCATCGCCTTGATTGTGACTGGACAAAATCCTTTTCAAATGTTCGGTATGAACACTCCAAGAATATGGTCCTGGGGACAGGAGAACAAG ATTTTCTCCTGCCTCATGGCATTCTTCATTAGTAACATGTTGGAGACTCATTTTCTCTCGACAGGAGCTTTTGAGGTTTCATTGAATG atgtACCAATTTGGTCCAAGTTGCAATCAGGATATGTGCCCAATATTCAGGAGCTTTTCCAGATCTTGGATAACCACCTTAAGATGAATCAGGTCGACAAGATGACCTTTCCCTCACCGTAG
- the rnf4 gene encoding RING finger protein 4 isoform X1: MSTATQRKRRTSSATCSRRGNSKRSRTQMSQTAMETIDVLETDRTNSEEDVVDLTCEGSEPAVVDLTNNDSIVVVEDGVQSRRGQGTESYVLSSDEEEESSLRLSPGLLSSLHASSRARSTPGAVSCPVCMDAYSEIIDSGRLMVSTKCGHLFCSQCIRDSLNRAHSCPTCRKKLTHKQYHPIYI; encoded by the exons ATGAGTACTGCT acacagAGGAAAAGACGGACTTCATCTGCTACATGTTCCCGCCGTGGAAACAGCAAGAGGAGCCGGACCCAGATGTCTCAAACAGCAATGGAGACCATTGATGTGCTGGAAACTGACAGAACTAACA GTGAAGAAGATGTGGTAGATTTAACATGTGAAGGGTCTGAACCTGCAGTTGTTGACCTCACCAATAATGATTCTATTGTG GTTGTGGAAGATG GTGTACAAAGCAGACGTGGACAGGGCACAGAGAGTTATGTATTGAGCAGTGATGAAGAGGAAGAGTCCAGTCTCAGACTCAGTCCAGGCTTACTGTCCTCTCTTCATGCCAGCTCACGAGCCAG GTCTACACCAGGGGCTGTTAGCTGTCCTGTTTGCATGGATGCGTATTCAGAG ATCATCGACAGTGGGCGGCTCATGGTCTCCACGAAGTGCGGCCACCTTTTCTGCAGTCAGTGCATCCGCGACTCTCTCAACAGAGCTCACAGCTGCCCTACATGTAGAAAGAAACTCACGCACAAACAGTACCACCCAATATATATCTAA
- the rnf4 gene encoding RING finger protein 4 isoform X2 has protein sequence MSTARKRRTSSATCSRRGNSKRSRTQMSQTAMETIDVLETDRTNSEEDVVDLTCEGSEPAVVDLTNNDSIVVVEDGVQSRRGQGTESYVLSSDEEEESSLRLSPGLLSSLHASSRARSTPGAVSCPVCMDAYSEIIDSGRLMVSTKCGHLFCSQCIRDSLNRAHSCPTCRKKLTHKQYHPIYI, from the exons ATGAGTACTGCT AGGAAAAGACGGACTTCATCTGCTACATGTTCCCGCCGTGGAAACAGCAAGAGGAGCCGGACCCAGATGTCTCAAACAGCAATGGAGACCATTGATGTGCTGGAAACTGACAGAACTAACA GTGAAGAAGATGTGGTAGATTTAACATGTGAAGGGTCTGAACCTGCAGTTGTTGACCTCACCAATAATGATTCTATTGTG GTTGTGGAAGATG GTGTACAAAGCAGACGTGGACAGGGCACAGAGAGTTATGTATTGAGCAGTGATGAAGAGGAAGAGTCCAGTCTCAGACTCAGTCCAGGCTTACTGTCCTCTCTTCATGCCAGCTCACGAGCCAG GTCTACACCAGGGGCTGTTAGCTGTCCTGTTTGCATGGATGCGTATTCAGAG ATCATCGACAGTGGGCGGCTCATGGTCTCCACGAAGTGCGGCCACCTTTTCTGCAGTCAGTGCATCCGCGACTCTCTCAACAGAGCTCACAGCTGCCCTACATGTAGAAAGAAACTCACGCACAAACAGTACCACCCAATATATATCTAA